A window from Nycticebus coucang isolate mNycCou1 chromosome X, mNycCou1.pri, whole genome shotgun sequence encodes these proteins:
- the LOC128578471 gene encoding transcription initiation factor TFIID subunit 3-like, with the protein MSENYSRSLLRVSVAQICQALGWDSVQLSACELLTDVLERYLQQLARGCHRASELHGRTCPTLDDLAEAFQLMGVSLHELEDYVHNIEPVAFPHRIPSFPVRKNNVLQFPRPGSTDADERKEHIPDYMPPMVSSGKEKGEEQVPTGGGASAGARQVPLEEDDELEEEEILNHENFLGKRPLDSPEAEEMPATKRPRLLSRKRHSLDVLVLEALEPLSSINTKRVPPRLPPEHVQDSTDLTPVSPESPMLIAIVKSQLPTAKPLETKSFTRKTKTKITSLGQKAESPAMVGSPIWPPKMMSKQKKLPGYCKSPKVLTHIAQVHVRPETPTRTPSAAVSENVSKEAVQVKQTRMAPDARKLSSENQLKEAVMTDKTIGDSIHAVIAHACAEGQPDPFELSSESESEGNIFTSLQRIFGLECTSPKASTSSNNFRKLGSTPPPLSGGTSRSNNSWTMDPSTAEVVRKTKLGMPSNTPPNFPYISSPSVSPATPEPLHKVYEKKGKLPSLMEVKKKLKELLKTKMENKEKQRDGARGKDKEKESEVKEKAKEGGKETKYPWKEFLKDEDSAPSNFKTTEFEDVDAQVRVKDAIVRKEKEEHKDKKKDRERGKEDKEEREQEKVQDRGGEVKVKATPAPLVLPQKEMAVFSPAATAGVPALLPWSAPTLLGKLSEEKEKPKEKERRKERQEKEEKKREKENRGRDKTRQDKEKHKHEEIKVEPVMPARTPVIPRVTYQDIAGQNKIVISEVVPTLEAKPAASLNRPRTLPLATVAPACGPLHVGPAPPLPLLVPTACPALLPSWGRTVACSAKAPIRSVVTETISSYVMYDEWDEQIWICPGCNKPDDGSPMISCDDCNDWYHWPCVGVTAAPPEEMQWFCLECASKRRAKEHKERRHPAH; encoded by the coding sequence ATGTCCGAGAATTACTCCAGGTCATTGTTGAGGGTCTCTGTGGCGCAGATCTGTCAGGCGCTGGGCTGGGACTCGGTGCAGCTCAGCGCCTGCGAGCTCCTCACGGACGTGCTGGAGCGCTATCTGCAGCAGCTGGCCCGCGGCTGCCATAGGGCCTCTGAGCTCCATGGTCGAACGTGCCCAACTTTGGATGACCTTGCTGAAGCTTTCCAACTTATGGGGGTTAGTCTGCACGAACTAGAAGACTATGTTCACAATATTGAACCTGTTGCTTTCCCACATCGAATCCCTTCGTTTCCCGTTAGGAAGAACAATGTACTTCAGTTTCCTCGACCTGGAAGTACAGATGCCGacgaaagaaaagaacacatccCAGATTACATGCCACCCATGGTGTCTtctgggaaagagaaaggagaggagcagGTGCCCACGGGTGGGGGCGCCTCAGCAGGAGCCAGGCAGGTTCCCTTGGAAGAGGATGATGAACTAGAGGAGGAGGAAATTCTGAACCATGAGAATTTCCTGGGTAAGAGACCGCTGGACAGCCCTGAAGCTGAAGAAATGCCTGCCACGAAGCGCCCTCGGCTGCTGAGCAGGAAAAGGCACAGCCTAGATGTCCTGGTGTTGGAAGCTCTAGAACCCCTCAGCTCAATAAACACGAAAAGGGTCCCACCCAGGCTCCCTCCAGAGCATGTGCAGGACAGCACAGACCTCACCCCTGTGTCTCCAGAGTCGCCCATGTTGATTGCAATTGTAAAATCACAACTGCCGACTGCAAAACCATTGGAAACCAAGTCCTTTACACGTAAAACAAAGACTAAAATTACTTCTCTAGGACAGAAGGCTGAGTCACCAGCAATGGTCGGAAGTCCTATTTGGCCACCAAAAATGATGTCCAAACAGAAGAAATTACCGGGATATTGTAAGAGCCCCAAGGTTCTGACTCACATTGCTCAGGTACACGTCAGACCAGAAACACCAACCAGGACTCCTTCAGCTGCAGTAAGTGAAAACGTCAGTAAAGAGGCTGTCCAGGTAAAGCAGACAAGAATGGCTCCTGATGCCAGGAAGCTGAGCAGTGAGAATCAGCTGAAAGAGGCTGTGATGACAGATAAAACGATCGGTGACTCTATCCATGCTGTGATTGCACATGCTTGTGCTGAAGGACAGCCAGATCCTTTTGAACTCTCCTCTGAATCAGAATCCGAAGGAAACATTTTTACCAGCCTCCAAAGAATTTTCGGTTTGGAGTGCACCTCTCCAAAAGCCTCCACTTCCTCAAACAATTTCAGGAAGTTAGGATCCACTCCCCCGCCTCTTTCGGGTGGAACTTCCAGGTCCAATAACTCCTGGACAATGGACCCCTCCACTGCTGAGGTTGTGCGGAAAACAAAGCTGGGGATGCCTTCAAATACGCCTCCCAACTTTCCTTACATCTCTTCTCCTTCCGTGTCCCCTGCCACTCCTGAGCCTCTCCACAAGGTGTATGAAAAGAAAGGCAAGCTGCCCTCCTTAATGGAGGTGAAGAAGAAATTGAAAGAGTTGCTGAAgactaaaatggaaaacaaagaaaagcagagagacgGGGCCAGaggaaaagacaaagagaaggaaagtgaagtgaaagagaaagcaaaggaaGGCGGCAAGGAAACCAAGTATCCGTGGAAGGAATTTCTGAAAGATGAGGACTCAGCGCCCTCCAactttaaaacaacagaatttgAAGATGTTGATGCACAAGTGAGAGTGAAAGATGCAAttgtgaggaaggagaaagaggagcataaagataagaaaaaagatagagaaaggggTAAAGAAGATAAGGAGGAAAGAGAACAGGAGAAAGTTCAAGACAGAGGAGGAGAAGTTAAGGTGAAAGCAACACCAGCCCCTCTGGTTCTGCCCCAGAAAGAGATGGCCGTGTTCAGCCCCGCTGCCACAGCCGGGGTCCCCGCCCTGCTGCCCTGGTCGGCACCAACGCTGCTGGGAAAACTCtctgaggaaaaagagaaacctaaggagaaagaaaggagaaaggagaggcaggagaaggaagagaagaagagggagaaagaaaacagaggaagagaCAAGACAAGACAAGACAAGGAGAAACACaagcatgaagaaataaaagtggaGCCAGTCATGCCAGCCCGGACTCCAGTTATCCCCAGAGTCACCTACCAAGACATTGCTGGCCAAAACAAGATTGTCATCAGTGAAGTGGTTCCCACCCTGGAGGCTAAGCCGGCTGCCTCCCTGAACCGGCCCAGGACACTGCCCCTGGCAACCGTGGCCCCAGCCTGTGGCCCCTTGCACGTGGGCCCCGCACCTCCACTGCCACTCCTAGTGCCCACTGCCTGCCCAGCACTTCTACCCTCCTGGGGCCGTACGGTGGCCTGCAGTGCCAAGGCCCCCATACGCAGCGTGGTGACCGAGACCATCAGTAGTTATGTGATGTACGATGAGTGGGACGAGCAGATCTGGATCTGCCCCGGGTGTAACAAGCCTGACGACGGGAGCCCGATGATCAGCTGTGACGACTGCAATGACTGGTACCACTGGCCCTGTGTCGGAGTAACGGCTGCACCGCCGGAGGAGATGCAGTGGTTCTGTCTCGAGTGTGCCAGTAAAAGGAGAGCAAAAGAGCACAAGGAGAGGAGGCACCCAGCACACTGA